In a single window of the Arachis hypogaea cultivar Tifrunner chromosome 6, arahy.Tifrunner.gnm2.J5K5, whole genome shotgun sequence genome:
- the LOC112696745 gene encoding peroxisomal nicotinamide adenine dinucleotide carrier isoform X9, whose translation MCISLFDLSTSACSSPCVAAFLSSILPQLCRNKAEVAALEQKRLGIGDGSVGMFSLLIVAIFSVCVNVLLTNPIWVVVMRMQTHRKESSRTLSGDVLLNATEQALVPAVEPLAYGTSDVFGCLSRVCNIPKLGKEGQAEKGSKEGRSKVL comes from the exons ATGTGCATTTCTCTCTTCGATCTCTCCACTAGTGCTTGCTCTTCTCCGTGTGTTGCTGCGTTTCTCTCTTCGATCTTGCCTCAGCTATGCAG GAACAAAGCCGAAGTGGCTGCACTAGAACAGAAAAGGCTAGGCATTGGCGATGGATCAGTTGGGATGTTCTCCTTACTTATTGTTGCTATTTTCTCCgt GTGTGTTAATGTGCTATTGACAAATCCCATATGGGTAGTTGTTATGCGAATGCAG ACGCACAGAAAAGAGTCAAGCAGAACTCTGTCTGGTGATGTGTTGTTAAATGCCACTGAACAAGCATTAGTTCCCGCAGTTGAGCCTCTTGCTTATGGAACTAGCGATGTG TTTGGGTGTTTGAGCCGTGTTTGTAACATCCCAAAATTGGGGAAAGAAGGACAAGCTGAGAAAGGATCCAAGGAAGGAAGATCTAAGGTTCTCTAA
- the LOC112696745 gene encoding peroxisomal nicotinamide adenine dinucleotide carrier isoform X6: MQGVYYYFYQIFRNKAEVAALEQKRLGIGDGSVGMFSLLIVAIFSVCVNVLLTNPIWVVVMRMQTHRKESSRTLSGDVLLNATEQALVPAVEPLAYGTSDVFGCLSRVCNIPKLGKEGQAEKGSKEGRSKVL; the protein is encoded by the exons ATGCAG ggtgtttattattatttctatcaaATATTCAGGAACAAAGCCGAAGTGGCTGCACTAGAACAGAAAAGGCTAGGCATTGGCGATGGATCAGTTGGGATGTTCTCCTTACTTATTGTTGCTATTTTCTCCgt GTGTGTTAATGTGCTATTGACAAATCCCATATGGGTAGTTGTTATGCGAATGCAG ACGCACAGAAAAGAGTCAAGCAGAACTCTGTCTGGTGATGTGTTGTTAAATGCCACTGAACAAGCATTAGTTCCCGCAGTTGAGCCTCTTGCTTATGGAACTAGCGATGTG TTTGGGTGTTTGAGCCGTGTTTGTAACATCCCAAAATTGGGGAAAGAAGGACAAGCTGAGAAAGGATCCAAGGAAGGAAGATCTAAGGTTCTCTAA
- the LOC112696745 gene encoding peroxisomal nicotinamide adenine dinucleotide carrier isoform X8, whose product MQGVYYYFYQIFRNKAEVAALEQKRLGIGDGSVGMFSLLIVAIFSVCVNVLLTNPIWVVVMRMQTHRKESSRTLSGDVLLNATEQALVPAVEPLAYGTSDVLNSLSEIRLCCYISTTQMMPSIAI is encoded by the exons ATGCAG ggtgtttattattatttctatcaaATATTCAGGAACAAAGCCGAAGTGGCTGCACTAGAACAGAAAAGGCTAGGCATTGGCGATGGATCAGTTGGGATGTTCTCCTTACTTATTGTTGCTATTTTCTCCgt GTGTGTTAATGTGCTATTGACAAATCCCATATGGGTAGTTGTTATGCGAATGCAG ACGCACAGAAAAGAGTCAAGCAGAACTCTGTCTGGTGATGTGTTGTTAAATGCCACTGAACAAGCATTAGTTCCCGCAGTTGAGCCTCTTGCTTATGGAACTAGCGATGTG CTGAACTCACTTAGTGAGATAAGACTTTGTTGTTATATAAGTACAACTCAGATGATGCCTTCGATAGCTATTTAG
- the LOC112696745 gene encoding peroxisomal nicotinamide adenine dinucleotide carrier isoform X5, whose translation MKMALIQDGVYYYFYQIFRNKAEVAALEQKRLGIGDGSVGMFSLLIVAIFSVCVNVLLTNPIWVVVMRMQTHRKESSRTLSGDVLLNATEQALVPAVEPLAYGTSDVFGCLSRVCNIPKLGKEGQAEKGSKEGRSKVL comes from the exons ATGAAAATGGCTTTGATACAAGAT ggtgtttattattatttctatcaaATATTCAGGAACAAAGCCGAAGTGGCTGCACTAGAACAGAAAAGGCTAGGCATTGGCGATGGATCAGTTGGGATGTTCTCCTTACTTATTGTTGCTATTTTCTCCgt GTGTGTTAATGTGCTATTGACAAATCCCATATGGGTAGTTGTTATGCGAATGCAG ACGCACAGAAAAGAGTCAAGCAGAACTCTGTCTGGTGATGTGTTGTTAAATGCCACTGAACAAGCATTAGTTCCCGCAGTTGAGCCTCTTGCTTATGGAACTAGCGATGTG TTTGGGTGTTTGAGCCGTGTTTGTAACATCCCAAAATTGGGGAAAGAAGGACAAGCTGAGAAAGGATCCAAGGAAGGAAGATCTAAGGTTCTCTAA
- the LOC112696745 gene encoding peroxisomal nicotinamide adenine dinucleotide carrier isoform X7 — MVAGKERKYYMLGGKGGVGKTSCATSLAQGVYYYFYQIFRNKAEVAALEQKRLGIGDGSVGMFSLLIVAIFSVCVNVLLTNPIWVVVMRMQTHRKESSRTLSGDVLLNATEQALVPAVEPLAYGTSDVVI, encoded by the exons ATGGTGGCAGGGAAGGAGAGAAAGTATTACATGCTTGGTGGGAAAGGGGGTGTGGGAAAAACAAGCTGTGCTACCTCCCTTGCTCAG ggtgtttattattatttctatcaaATATTCAGGAACAAAGCCGAAGTGGCTGCACTAGAACAGAAAAGGCTAGGCATTGGCGATGGATCAGTTGGGATGTTCTCCTTACTTATTGTTGCTATTTTCTCCgt GTGTGTTAATGTGCTATTGACAAATCCCATATGGGTAGTTGTTATGCGAATGCAG ACGCACAGAAAAGAGTCAAGCAGAACTCTGTCTGGTGATGTGTTGTTAAATGCCACTGAACAAGCATTAGTTCCCGCAGTTGAGCCTCTTGCTTATGGAACTAGCGATGTG GTAATTTGA
- the LOC112696745 gene encoding peroxisomal nicotinamide adenine dinucleotide carrier isoform X4, producing the protein MVAGKERKYYMLGGKGGVGKTSCATSLAQGVYYYFYQIFRNKAEVAALEQKRLGIGDGSVGMFSLLIVAIFSVCVNVLLTNPIWVVVMRMQTHRKESSRTLSGDVLLNATEQALVPAVEPLAYGTSDVVGNLSVLFQVSILQ; encoded by the exons ATGGTGGCAGGGAAGGAGAGAAAGTATTACATGCTTGGTGGGAAAGGGGGTGTGGGAAAAACAAGCTGTGCTACCTCCCTTGCTCAG ggtgtttattattatttctatcaaATATTCAGGAACAAAGCCGAAGTGGCTGCACTAGAACAGAAAAGGCTAGGCATTGGCGATGGATCAGTTGGGATGTTCTCCTTACTTATTGTTGCTATTTTCTCCgt GTGTGTTAATGTGCTATTGACAAATCCCATATGGGTAGTTGTTATGCGAATGCAG ACGCACAGAAAAGAGTCAAGCAGAACTCTGTCTGGTGATGTGTTGTTAAATGCCACTGAACAAGCATTAGTTCCCGCAGTTGAGCCTCTTGCTTATGGAACTAGCGATGTGGTAG GTAATTTGAGTGTTCTATTTCAAGTATCAATACTTCAATAG
- the LOC112696745 gene encoding peroxisomal nicotinamide adenine dinucleotide carrier isoform X1 yields the protein MVAGKERKYYMLGGKGGVGKTSCATSLAQGVYYYFYQIFRNKAEVAALEQKRLGIGDGSVGMFSLLIVAIFSVCVNVLLTNPIWVVVMRMQTHRKESSRTLSGDVLLNATEQALVPAVEPLAYGTSDVFGCLSRVCNIPKLGKEGQAEKGSKEGRSKVI from the exons ATGGTGGCAGGGAAGGAGAGAAAGTATTACATGCTTGGTGGGAAAGGGGGTGTGGGAAAAACAAGCTGTGCTACCTCCCTTGCTCAG ggtgtttattattatttctatcaaATATTCAGGAACAAAGCCGAAGTGGCTGCACTAGAACAGAAAAGGCTAGGCATTGGCGATGGATCAGTTGGGATGTTCTCCTTACTTATTGTTGCTATTTTCTCCgt GTGTGTTAATGTGCTATTGACAAATCCCATATGGGTAGTTGTTATGCGAATGCAG ACGCACAGAAAAGAGTCAAGCAGAACTCTGTCTGGTGATGTGTTGTTAAATGCCACTGAACAAGCATTAGTTCCCGCAGTTGAGCCTCTTGCTTATGGAACTAGCGATGTG TTTGGGTGTTTGAGCCGTGTTTGTAACATCCCAAAATTGGGGAAAGAAGGACAAGCTGAGAAAGGATCCAAGGAAGGAAGATCTAAG GTAATTTGA
- the LOC112696745 gene encoding peroxisomal nicotinamide adenine dinucleotide carrier isoform X2, with amino-acid sequence MVAGKERKYYMLGGKGGVGKTSCATSLAQGVYYYFYQIFRNKAEVAALEQKRLGIGDGSVGMFSLLIVAIFSVCVNVLLTNPIWVVVMRMQTHRKESSRTLSGDVLLNATEQALVPAVEPLAYGTSDVFGCLSRVCNIPKLGKEGQAEKGSKEGRSKVL; translated from the exons ATGGTGGCAGGGAAGGAGAGAAAGTATTACATGCTTGGTGGGAAAGGGGGTGTGGGAAAAACAAGCTGTGCTACCTCCCTTGCTCAG ggtgtttattattatttctatcaaATATTCAGGAACAAAGCCGAAGTGGCTGCACTAGAACAGAAAAGGCTAGGCATTGGCGATGGATCAGTTGGGATGTTCTCCTTACTTATTGTTGCTATTTTCTCCgt GTGTGTTAATGTGCTATTGACAAATCCCATATGGGTAGTTGTTATGCGAATGCAG ACGCACAGAAAAGAGTCAAGCAGAACTCTGTCTGGTGATGTGTTGTTAAATGCCACTGAACAAGCATTAGTTCCCGCAGTTGAGCCTCTTGCTTATGGAACTAGCGATGTG TTTGGGTGTTTGAGCCGTGTTTGTAACATCCCAAAATTGGGGAAAGAAGGACAAGCTGAGAAAGGATCCAAGGAAGGAAGATCTAAGGTTCTCTAA
- the LOC112696745 gene encoding peroxisomal nicotinamide adenine dinucleotide carrier isoform X3, with amino-acid sequence MVAGKERKYYMLGGKGGVGKTSCATSLAQGVYYYFYQIFRNKAEVAALEQKRLGIGDGSVGMFSLLIVAIFSVCVNVLLTNPIWVVVMRMQTHRKESSRTLSGDVLLNATEQALVPAVEPLAYGTSDVLNSLSEIRLCCYISTTQMMPSIAI; translated from the exons ATGGTGGCAGGGAAGGAGAGAAAGTATTACATGCTTGGTGGGAAAGGGGGTGTGGGAAAAACAAGCTGTGCTACCTCCCTTGCTCAG ggtgtttattattatttctatcaaATATTCAGGAACAAAGCCGAAGTGGCTGCACTAGAACAGAAAAGGCTAGGCATTGGCGATGGATCAGTTGGGATGTTCTCCTTACTTATTGTTGCTATTTTCTCCgt GTGTGTTAATGTGCTATTGACAAATCCCATATGGGTAGTTGTTATGCGAATGCAG ACGCACAGAAAAGAGTCAAGCAGAACTCTGTCTGGTGATGTGTTGTTAAATGCCACTGAACAAGCATTAGTTCCCGCAGTTGAGCCTCTTGCTTATGGAACTAGCGATGTG CTGAACTCACTTAGTGAGATAAGACTTTGTTGTTATATAAGTACAACTCAGATGATGCCTTCGATAGCTATTTAG